The Hippocampus zosterae strain Florida chromosome 2, ASM2543408v3, whole genome shotgun sequence genome contains the following window.
AACTGTGTATGAAACTGGTAGCGCTTTGCATTAATCAGTCATCAAGAAGTAACTCAGAGAGTCGCTGGTGACCACTTCGCTAAACACTAACCTCTTCAGTATTTGATTGGATTTTTAGAGTTTCCACCTGTTAAGATTTGCTTTGATGAGCACACAAGACACGAAAGGGGAGAAAGTAAACAGTCGCAGGTCAAAAAGCTGAACAGTGGCTCGTTTGCCACAaggcaaacaaaccaaaaaccacaagaaaattaaaagaaagatACATCTTCAGTCGATACACCCGTTGGTCTCAGTTTGATCATGAATACCGGTATATTATGGAATAAGAGCACATGACCAAACGATAGTAAGTTTGAGCCCACCAGTCTGTCCAGTCAGTGAAGGTGCGTAATAACAACTCTCTGGGGAGATTTATTTCTCTATTTATTTTAACATCTACCTATTGAGTCTGTGAAGGATCATTAagtcatttgcattttcattctgaCTGAGCCTCTAGCCTGAATTCGCTCACCTATGATTTATTTTCTCAGTGGAGTGTCACTCTGTTCCAGCCAAGAATGATTATCACCTTGCCTAGTCTCCAGTCTAATCAAATATTTGAGAGGGATTGGAATGCTGGgaaattctttgttgttttatttgtttgtgggTGGCATGTACTGTAAATTGTTGCGGAATTTGATGCCACCCTTTGAGGTAGAGCCATTCAAAATCATTCCGATACTGACGACTATTTATGGACTGCGTTCCAATGACTGGCACTACTGGGTACAGACAGGACAGGTAATTCATCGGTACAAGTAATGTCCAATTGGGCCAATGTCCGCTCCCCCTTGTAGAGATTTGCCCATGCTGTTAGTTGTGGAAGAAGCATAATATGAGTAAAAGTGTCGCCACTTTGCCCGCACGGTGTCTTCAATCTTCCCAAAATTTTGAAGTGTTTCCATGAACATTAGCGCACTAATGGATGAAAAGACCTCTTTTCACAGTTGTAGAGAGACCTTGTTCACTGGATGGCAAAGTGCATCGAAAGCCAGACATGCATATTTATGTGCATTATGTTGATGACAACAGTGCTCTGCCGGCGGCTTTTAAAGGCACTCAACCAGCAAAACTGGGTGTGAGGGACAGCTTTATTTAGCGTAATTCTCGGATGGCTTGCGTCTGTAAGTTAATCGCTGAATATTGGGAAAAAGCAGCTGGAAAGTACCTGAAGTACAACAACTTTGAAGTCAAATTCACTTTaatgaaaacaatgatcaatctTTGATGTCAGTCTTTAACACTTCCATGATGTGTAATGCACATGTGCTTTGTGATTTATGCATTCATCTTAACAACCACTTATGAGATATATGCAGATCGTATACTATACAGTACAGTGCATGCTGGATGCTTTTTCACACATAGCATCCCGAGCTATCATCACGCTATTGACCGTTCCACAAGATGTGGCGGCCCCCTGTAATCAATTGTGATGCTGCTGAACATCAGGCACCTGTCATGCACATCCAATTTACCTTTATGCACAACTGACTTATTTATGAGTACCAGTACGTGCGGGAGAACTTATGCGGTGTGCAGCGTTGCCTACACTAGACATGCTTTCATTCTTTCAGATGGGCTGAAGCTTTTCTGACAGCACATTCGTTCTAATCAATCTACACGTGCCAAGTATGAAGCTACAAAGATGCAGCAGATTGTTGTTCATAGTGAAAAGCAGGCTCAATAGTCAGttccgaattttttttttttttagcaagagATTAAAGTGATggtttacaattaaaaatagccaaaaccataAGCAGCAATGCTGGTGTATTGTGAGTGTTTCGCAATGCAGTCATATTGAAGTGTGATAATCTTGAAAATGTTGATTCTTGTCATGGCAGGACTCCCTGCAGCTCCCCACTGCGCTCACCCGGACTATCTCTCACTTTGCATTGCTTCCCTTCCACATTCACGCCTTGTATGGCTGATACCTTAGACTTGCAAAGGCGCCAatatatttattgaaaaaaaagcaggtaCATTGTTGCTCATGTGCGTCCACCTTCAGTATGTTCATTTAGTCACATCCTACAAACCTCTGCTAACATTTGTTAATATTGCACCAATCTTCCTGGCAGGTAAGCTTGGTCGCCATAGTAACAGGAGGTTCATGACATTTGACTTGAAGTGCATGCAAGTAAAAGGAATGTTGAATCACCAGCCAACAGGTCTCGATAACCTCACTTTCCTTGATAATACAAGAGTAAAAATGTTCAGCTTGATTTTCTCGTCTTCCGCCGTCTCCCGTTTTCCACTCCGAAAGGCTCCGGTTCGTTTCTGCATCATCAGCCACAAACGGGGACAAACACTGACACCTGGTGGAACCGCTAAAAAGTGTTTCATCGCTCACCCAAGCCAATTGATGGTtttgcagggaaaaaaacatctccCTGGTCTATCTTCTCAGGTCTTCACTCGCTATGGTAAATGCTACACCTTTAATGCCGGCGATAAGGATCGTCCGCCCCTCATAACCACCAAGGGGGGGATGGGTAATGGACTGGAGCTCATGTTGGACATCCAGCAGGACGAGTACCTGCCTGTCTGGGGAGAAACGGGTGAGTTATTGTTCACTTTTTGGAAAGCATTGTGCCTGGGTTGCACTAACACTCCTTCCTTGGCCACTCGTCAGAGGAGACGTCATTTGAAGCCGGAGTCAAAGTGCAGATCCACAGTCAAGATGAACCGTCTACCATCGATCAGCTCGGTTTCGGAGTGGCACCTGGATTCCAAACGTTTGTCTCTTGTCAGGAACAGAGGGTAGTTCCGGATTTGTCTCAGTTGTGTGTCAGATCCAACTGTAATGTTGATCTCCTGTCTCATGTTCTGTAGCTTCAGGCTTGTTTTCATGTattgtcaatttttaaaaaaaacaacaacacagtttTCACTATTTCTGGAGGactcacacatacatacatatatacatatatacatatatatacatatatatatatatatatatatattagagctgtcagtttagcgcgtttttattggcattaatttaaatgaattttaacgggattgaattctttctcgcgagattaacgcggcacacgtcacaagcggatgttacgttgctctataaatacaccagaaacaaaacaacaagcgcgctgcagaagtccacgcccatgtccgttttgccagccatggcagcgcgagacaccgaaaacggatacttagagtttatgaatggaaagtttactttaaaagttgccagattgctccactgacaagaccaaagttacctgttcttctctctctgtgtatcatacaggtatacgatgtatgccactgacgcgatttttacttgtttgcaactattttgtgtggaaggttacagcgttccgtgtccatataaatagagcgggtggagcttctctgtgttcgtgacagtgacagtgcactacagtggtagcgacctagcgaaagtaaaacgtctccagtgttgtcatcgaaccaagtgttgtcattcgaaatgaggtctacacaaaaccgtagagacttccgcgcaagaaggaccaacacaatcaacatagcctgactgtgttagggggagtgaaccccccgcccccgctcccctttcagaatggtttgcccctgcagcacgggggaagtgcgtgtgcttgtttgtacggccggcagtttcgaatacagcggcacataatgaactcTGGTgcccggtgtctcgttattcttcaacaaacatacagaaacagactgctgtgttgaaagcaaacttgagaaaaatgaagtatgcaaccatggtttaaatccactataggctgggtactagtgtaccttagatgtgcactttataatgttatattgctctgttttgatttcataaaaacagCTGTtatagcagctgttgtgtgacaaaatgtttttttcaccgttattgatggacagtaatattgtgtgagagattatgtgtgaataactgcaccaagtgaaaaatgttcattcattcattcattcattcatcttcctaaccgcttgatcctcactagggtcccccgcctactgcccggagaaaaaggttcatgtaaaattgaaaatcgaaattgttatttcagtaaatatttgcatttggcacatagaaaagtgattcatgattccatgttgatgagagcattaaagtggggaaaaaaataggacaaaaaatgttcaaggaaattcagaaacgataaaaaatgtgcgagtaatcacaattaattttttgttcatttgagttaattatgacagttgcatttttaattagattaaataatttaatcgtttgacagctctaatatatatatatatatacacacacatacacatatatacatatatatactgtatatatatatacatatatatatatagagagagagagagagagagagagagagagagagagagagagagagagagagagagagagagagagagagagagagagagagagagagagagagagagagagagagagagagagagcagcccggtagtccagtggttcaattccagctccggcctccatgtgtggagtttgcatgttcttcccgggcctgcgtgggttttctccgggtactccggtttcttcccacattccaaaaacatgcgtggcaggctgattgaactctctaaaattgtccctagttgtgaatgtgagcgtggatggttgtttgtctctgtgtgccctgcgattggctggcaaccgattgagggtgtcccccgcctactgcccgaagacagctgggataggctccagcaccccccgcaaccctagtgaggatcaagcggtttggaaaatggatggatggatggatgtatataaatatagtagagttgtcaaacgattaaaatatttaatctaattagaaATGCAACTGCCATAATTAACTAAAATGAACCAAACAtttatcgtgattactcacacatttttttatagtttctgaatttccttttatatttcacttggagcagttattcacacataatctctcgcACAATATTacagtccatcaacaacagtgaaaaaaatattttgtcacacaaaagctgctttaatagctctttttatggaatcaaaacagagcaatataacattacaaAGTGcatatctaaggtaaactagtacttcgtttttctcaagtttgctttgaacacagcaggcaggctatgttgattgtgttggtccttcttgcgtggaagtctctctacggttttgtgtagacataatttcggatgactacacttggttcgatgacaacactggagacattttattttcagtgtgttcgctaggtcgctaccactgcaccctgaactctcgacgtgcctcagttcaccgtcactgtcagacgaacacagagaagctccacccgctttatttacagtatatggacacggaacactgtaaccttccacacaaaatagttgcaaacaagtaacaatcgtgtcagtggcatacatcgtattcgacAAGCTACGTGCTCTTtcttcaccagaggctcatcaacctagtctcttatttctctcccgaaacagtgtcttctcccgcttggtgtatcTTAGCCTTCTCCACTATGTACactctctgtacacagcttgtaatggaggctctcgctggcaatccgtagtggagtcgttagacgcaatgcgaatgatttcagcttgagtcgagccatggacaatgttgacaggcttgcatgcagtagccatacatttaccGGTAGctgtggcttcagcaaatttgttctttgtcatgtcatccattttcttcgctttgaaatgatccatcgctgtctgtctgagacgagggggcggagtactcacgtcagctgtgtcctttgccattaagtggtatttcagactcgacgtgctatgatgatagctcagtttatgactgcaaaatatacaggtaactttggtcttgtcagtggaacaatctggcaactttttaaaagtaaactttctcgtgctgctgtggctggcaaaacaaacgtgcgtgaacgagttaatctcgcgagaaaaaatgtaatcccgttaaaattaatttaaattaatgccaataaaaacgcgctaaactgacagctcagatagatagatagatagatagatagatagatagatagatagatagatagatagatagatagatagatagatagatagatagatagatagatagatagatagatagatagatagatagatagatagatagatagatagatagatagatagatagatagatagatagatagatagatagatagatagatagatagatagatagatagatagatagatagatagatagatagtgtgTAGTatctttgttcttctactttgctttaaaaaaattcctTGCAATCACTGGTTATGCATTGTTGCAGCTGATATATCTCCCACCACCGTGGGGTGACTGCAAGGTGACACCCATGGACTCCGACTTCTTTGACACTTACAGCATCACAGCCTGTCGTATTGACTGTGAAACACGCTACCTCGTGGACAACTGCAACTGCCGCATGGTGCACATGCCAGGTAGGGAAGCATTCGTCAATGATCGATACgcttgaaataaaatgcatgtgaACCTTTTGCAATAAACAAAGATTTCCACATACATTgctgatgaaaataaaatctgatcTTGTGTACATTACAACAGCAGACAGCAGGGCTGGATGATTAGGTTTAAATGGTGAATTTGATTTTGGCTTCCCTCATTCTTTAAAAATGCAGGCGATGCACCCTACTGCACCCCGGAGCTGTACAAAGAATGTGCTGATCCCGCTCTGGGTAACAAAGACTTTGTTCAATTCTGGTCTCGACCCATACACCTTACTGCactttatatacatatacatgacCTATTTCGACCAGAACACTTTCAAATAATAAATCTATGATCTtatatcttgttttgtttttttgccctccaGATTTCTTGGTTCAGCGAGATAATGACTTCTGTCTCTGTGAAACACCATGCAACATGACCAGATACAGTAAAGAACTGTCCTTTGTAAAAATCCCCAGTAAGGCCTCTGCTAAATATCTTGCAAAGAAATACAACAAATCTGAGCAGTACATTAAGTAAGTACCAACCAATTTTGAACAATTGGTCTGTTTCATTCGAAAACTTTTGAAATGCGTATTCCAATAGGACGGCTCTCTGAATGCCTGCCCGTCCGTCAACTGTGAAATGAAATAAGCAAGGAAATCTGTTGTTAGCTgcccatttctgaaaatgtgtccgtcAGCGCGTCGTTCTGAATGTTGAGCGATTGTGACGTCACAATTTGGCAAATATACTTAACACCGCCCCAACATCAAGTTTTTCCTCCGTGACTAGTAAGCTAGTCACGAAGTGATGGCTGAAGTATGGCCAACAGACTTCAGTGTAGCACCGTCAAGGAAAAGCCAAAAGGTAGGCAGCGCTGCAGCATTAGCTGATGACGTTCTCATCGTTCTTGGTTCTCGCTTCTAATAACCAGCGTACAAAATTGTCGACAGGGTGGTGTAGCAGGTATTTGTTTGGGTGATGTATCCACCGTATGCACCACATGCACTGATCTGTACACCCCTTTAGAAGTGTAGTATGGCGGCTTGATGATGAACTGCTGCCTGAGTTAAAATACATATGATGCTCTTATTTTTATCTCAATGGGAGGGTTCCAGGTTCGCTTCCGAATCAATAGTCACTCACCTCATTGTAACAACCAACGCTGTCTTCGTGGTAACAAAAGCAGTTTTCTGCATCGGCCCCAATGTAGAGGGCTAATTTGCATGGGACAGGGCAACCCCCTTAAGTCACGCTTGTGTCAGAGTGACTCAACAAAATTAGGTAAAGAGTGCGCTAGAATTCCTGATCCTTGGCTATTATGGGGAAGTGTGTCACAGCCCTGTtataaagatacattcgaaTTGTTCTTTCAGTTTTGAAAAATTGCAGTttgctttaaatgaaaaatCTAAACTCTGAAATCTGCAGGGAGAACCTCCTGGTTTTGGACATCTTTTTTGAGGCTCTCAACTATGAAACAATTGAACAGAAAAAGGCTTATGAAGTGGCCGGACTATTAGGTATGGtattttgtgaatcgtctatcACTGGAAAGagtcaatttgtttttattttgtttttttatggtttGACGATCATTTTAACTTGATGATCATGCATGGCTTGTTTTGAATATTCCAGGTGATATTGGTGGTCAAATGGGACTTTTCATTGGCGCAAGCATACTTACCATTCTGGAGATATTTGACTATCTTTATGAGGTGAGTCACTGATGAAGAAatgcagtggatataaaaagtttacacacccttgttcaaacgCCAGGTCCAACAGGGAGCATTTCAAAACGGTTTCAATCACGACTCTAACCTGTACATATTAAAATCTTTTTGAAAGggagaataaaaatgaacaactgacagcccaaatataagacggtgttttttgcattgaaataagaaaaagtgggggtcgtcttatattcggggtccaCGTCGTGAATGTGGCGCCATTCACGACGCAAGATGGCGCcacatatcattgaagcgaatgcagaacttgactccccaggccaaagtgaacccctgtcacgaagaagaaaaataaaaaataccggtaa
Protein-coding sequences here:
- the LOC127595537 gene encoding acid-sensing ion channel 1-like, giving the protein MDLKVEREETDTHHPPPIEVFAHRSTLHGISHIFTYERFCFRRCLWLVVFFASLAVLIFVCVDRIHFYLEYPHVTRLDEVASPIMTFPAVTFCNLNAFRFSRVTRNDLYHAGELLALLNHRYEIRDVHLVEESVLESLKVKSDFHNFKPRPFNMLEFYDRTGHDIHDMLLSCHFHGSECRADDFKVVFTRYGKCYTFNAGDKDRPPLITTKGGMGNGLELMLDIQQDEYLPVWGETEETSFEAGVKVQIHSQDEPSTIDQLGFGVAPGFQTFVSCQEQRLIYLPPPWGDCKVTPMDSDFFDTYSITACRIDCETRYLVDNCNCRMVHMPGDAPYCTPELYKECADPALDFLVQRDNDFCLCETPCNMTRYSKELSFVKIPSKASAKYLAKKYNKSEQYIKENLLVLDIFFEALNYETIEQKKAYEVAGLLGDIGGQMGLFIGASILTILEIFDYLYEVIKYKLCGCSDKKHKHDNNDQGTVLSLDDVKCHVSNFH